In Rattus rattus isolate New Zealand chromosome 3, Rrattus_CSIRO_v1, whole genome shotgun sequence, one genomic interval encodes:
- the Ssr2 gene encoding translocon-associated protein subunit beta yields the protein MRSLVVVVLALLAVSQAEEGARLLASKSLLNRYAVEGRDLTLQYNIYNVGSSAALDVELSDDSFPPEDFGIVSGMLNVKWDRIAPASNVSHTVVLRPLKAGYFNFTSATITYLAQEDGPVVIGSTSAPGQGGILAQREFDRRFSPHFLDWAAFGVMTLPSIGIPLLLWYSSKRKYDTPKPKKN from the exons ATGAGGTCGCTGGTGGTTGTGGTGTTGGCTCTGTTAGCCGTCAGTCAAGCAGAAGAAGGAGCCAGGCTTTTGGCCTCCAAATCATTGCTCAACAGATACGCTGTGGAAGGCAGGGACCTGACCCTACAGTATAACATCTACAATGTCGGCTCCAG TGCGGCATTAGACGTGGAATTATCTGACGATTCCTTCCCTCCAGAAGACTTCGGCATTGTCTCTGGTATGCTCAACGTCAAATGGGACCGGATTGCTCC TGCTAGCAATGTCTCCCACACAGTGGTCCTGCGTCCTCTCAAAGCTGGTTACTTCAATTTCACTTCTGCAACGATTACTTACCTGGCCCAGGAGGATGGGCCTGTTGTG aTTGGCTCCACCAGCGCCCCTGGACAGGGGGGAATCCTCGCTCAGCGGGAGTTTGACAGGAGATTCTCCCCCCATTTT CTGGACTGGGCAGCCTTCGGGGTCATGACCTTGCCCTCCATAGGCATCCCTCTGCTCCTGTGGTATTCCAGCAAGAGGAAATACGATACTCCCAAACCCAAGAAGAACTGA